GGTCCGGATCTTCTCCCACACGCGCGGCACACCGAAGAACCGCGTCGGCCGGACCTCGGCGAGCGCCGGCGCCAGCTGGGCCGGGTCGGCGATCAGGTGCACGTGGCCGCCCTGGTACTGCGGCACGTACATGCCGAGCACCCGTTCGGCGATGTGCGCGAACGGCAGGTAGGAGATCGACGTGCCGGTGCCCTCGAGCTCGCCGGTGCGCAGTGAGCTGACGACCTCGAACAGGATGCCGCCGTGGGTCAGCACCACGCCCTTGGGATTGCCGGTGGTGCCCGAGGTGTACAGGATCGTCAGGGGGTCGTCGGCGGTGATGCCCTCGATCCGGCGGTCGACCTCGGCCAGGTCGGCCGGCGATCCGGACGCCTCGAACTCGGCCCAGCCGGTGGCACGGTCGTCGTCGGGCACCGCGCCCTCGTCCATCACCACGATCCGCAGGATCTCCGGCCGTTCGGCCAGCGCGGTGGACCACCGCTCCAGCTGGTCGGCGCCCTCGAGCACCACCACGACCGGCGTGCTGTGCCCGGCCACGTAGGCGACCTGCTCGGGCGCGAGGGTCGCGTAGACCGACATGGGCGTGGCGCCGGCGTGCACCGCGCCGAGGTCGGCGAGCACGTGCTCGGTGCGGCTGGACGCCATGATCGCGACGGTGTCCCCGGGCCGGACACCCGCCGCGACGTACGCCGCGCCGAGCTCACGGGCCCGACGATGGACGTCGCCCCAGGTCGAGGTGCGCCACCCGGTGCCGTCGGCCGTCCTGCGGTCCGAGTAGTCCGGATCGCCGCCGTGCTCGGCGGCCGTGCGGGCCAGCGCAGCGGGCAGGGTCAGTCCGTCGATCTCGGCAAGGATCTCGGCGCGGTCGTCGAGGGTCGTCATGGCGGGCTCCTGTGTGAGGGGGGTCACATCCATGATTCCGCACGCCGACCCGTTGCACCGCCGAACCCCGCCTCGACTGGTCGAGCCCAGTGGTCGAGCCCAGTGGTCAGGCCAGTGGTCAGACCCCCGTGGTCAGGCGTGCCGGCGTCGGGGCACCAGGTGCATCACCGCGACCGCGACGGCACCGGCGACGACCCCGAGCACGGCCGAGAAGCCGGTGTTCACCAGCCAGCCGGCCGCACCGCCACCGACGGCCTCCTCGACGTGGTGCACCGCGTCGTACGGCGCCGACCAGCCCAGGTCGTCGATGCCCACCAGCAGGATGTGGCCGCCGACCCACAGCATGGCCACGACCCCCACCGCGGCCAGCACCCGCAGGAAGACCGGCATGGCGACGACGAGCCCGCGGCCGACCCGTTGGGCGACCGCGGAGGTGCGCTGGGCCAGGTGGAGTCCGATGTCGTCCATCTTCACGATCAGACCCACGGCCCCGTAGACCAGCGCCGTGATGCCCAGCGCGACGACGACCAGGATCAGCGCGCGCGACACGAACGGCTCGTCGCTGACCTCGTTGAGGGCGATGACCATGATCTCGGCCGACAGGATGAAGTCGGTGCGGATCGCGCCGGCGACCATCGTGGCCTCGTGGTCGGCACCCGCTGCGGCGGCGACCGGGGCCTGGGGGGCGTGGTGCCCCGGGCCGAACTTCTCCCACAGCTTCTCGGCGCCCTCGAAGCACAGGTAGGTGCCGCCGACCATGAGGATCGGGGTCAGCAGCCACGGCAGGAACTGGCTGAGCAGCAGGGCCGCCGGCAGGATGAACACCAGCTTGTTGCGCAACGACCCGGTGGCGATCCGCCGGATGACCGACAGCTCACGGGCGGGGTCGAATCCCTGGACGTAGCGGGGGGTGACCGCGGCGTCGTCGACGACCACACCGGCCGCCTTGACCCCCGCGCGGCCGGCAGCCGCGCCGATGTCGTCGACCGAGGCCGCAGCCAGCCGGGCCAGGGCCGCGACGTCGTCGAGCAGGGCCACGAGTCCGCCGGCCATCAGAGGTCACCCGTCGCGGCTGCAGTCACGTTCCCAGCGTAGTCCCACCGCCCGACAGCGGGTCAGCTCCGCGCGGCCCACCATGCGCGGAGCGCCTCGGTGGCCTGCTCCTCGCCGAGCGGTCCGCGGTCCATGCGCAGGTCGAGCAGGAACTGGTACGCCGCACCGACCTCGCGACCGGGCGGCACCCCGAGCACCTCCATGATCTGGTTGCCGTCGAGGTCCGGCCGGATCGCTCCCAGCTCCTCGGCCTCGGCCAGCACCGCGATCCGCTCCTCCAGCTCGTCGTAGGTGCGCTGCAGACGGGCGGCCTTGCGGGCGTTGCGCGTGGTGCAGTCGGCGCGGGTCAGGATGTGCAGGCGCTCCAGCTGGTCGCCGGCGTCCCTCACGTACCGGCGCACGGCGGCATCGGTCCACTCGCCGGATCCGTAGCCGTGGAACCGCAGGTGCAGCTCGACCAGCCGGCAGACCGCGTCGGTGACGTCGTTGCTGTAGCGCAGGGCCTTCATCCGCTTGCGGGTCAGCTTCGCCCCCACGACGTCGTGGTGGTGGAAGGTGACGGTGCCCCCCGGCTGGAAGCGGCGCGTGCGCGGCTTGCCGATGTCGTGCAGCAGGGCCGCCAACCTGATCACCAGGTCGGGACGGGGCGGGCCGTCGCCGGACTCGAGGCGACCCTCGAGGGCGATCGCCTGCTCCAGCACGATCAGCGAGTGCTCGTAGACGTCCTTGTGCCGGTGGTGCTCGTCGCGCTCGAGCCGCAGGGCCGGCAGCTCGGGCAGCATCCGGTCGGCCAGACCGGACTCCACCAGCAGGCGCAGGCCCGCCACCGGGTCGGCCCCGCACACCAGCTTGTCCAGCTCGTCACGGATCCGCTCGGCCGAGACGATCGCGAGCCGGTCGGCCATCGCGGTCATGGCCGCGACCACCTCCGGCGCTGCCGTGAAGCCGAGCTGCGCGACGAACCGTGCGGCCCTCATCATCCGCAGCGGGTCGTCGTCGAAGGACTGCTGGGCGGTCACCGGGGTGCGCAGCACACGGTCAGCGAGGTCCGCCAGTCCGCCGAACTCGTCGACGAACTCCCCGCCGGGCAGCCGCACGGCCATCGCGTTGACCGCGAAGTCACGGCGCGACAGGTCACCGGAGAGCGTCCGGCCGAACGCCACGGCCGGCTTGCGCGACCCCGCCTCGTAGGCATCGGTGCGGTACGTCGTAATCTCCAGCTGGTCATCGCCCTTGCGCAGGGCGATGGTGCCGAACTCCCGCCCGACGTCCCACAGCGCGTCGGCCCAGCCGGCCACGACCTGCTCGACCTGGTCCGGGGTGGCCGAGGTGGTGAAGTCCCAGTCGTTGCCGGTCCGGCCGAGCAGCGCGTCCCGCACGGGGCCACCGACCAGCGCGATCTCATGGCCTGCCGCGGCGAACAGCTCGCCGACCCGGGCGAGCACCGGCACGTCGGCGAGCAGGGCGTCGACGCGACCCTGCTGCTCGGGGGTGGGAACGGTGGTGGACACGAGGTGGCAGTCTACGGTCCCCGGTCGGTCGT
The Aeromicrobium marinum DSM 15272 genome window above contains:
- a CDS encoding CCA tRNA nucleotidyltransferase, producing the protein MSTTVPTPEQQGRVDALLADVPVLARVGELFAAAGHEIALVGGPVRDALLGRTGNDWDFTTSATPDQVEQVVAGWADALWDVGREFGTIALRKGDDQLEITTYRTDAYEAGSRKPAVAFGRTLSGDLSRRDFAVNAMAVRLPGGEFVDEFGGLADLADRVLRTPVTAQQSFDDDPLRMMRAARFVAQLGFTAAPEVVAAMTAMADRLAIVSAERIRDELDKLVCGADPVAGLRLLVESGLADRMLPELPALRLERDEHHRHKDVYEHSLIVLEQAIALEGRLESGDGPPRPDLVIRLAALLHDIGKPRTRRFQPGGTVTFHHHDVVGAKLTRKRMKALRYSNDVTDAVCRLVELHLRFHGYGSGEWTDAAVRRYVRDAGDQLERLHILTRADCTTRNARKAARLQRTYDELEERIAVLAEAEELGAIRPDLDGNQIMEVLGVPPGREVGAAYQFLLDLRMDRGPLGEEQATEALRAWWAARS
- a CDS encoding DUF808 domain-containing protein — translated: MAGGLVALLDDVAALARLAAASVDDIGAAAGRAGVKAAGVVVDDAAVTPRYVQGFDPARELSVIRRIATGSLRNKLVFILPAALLLSQFLPWLLTPILMVGGTYLCFEGAEKLWEKFGPGHHAPQAPVAAAAGADHEATMVAGAIRTDFILSAEIMVIALNEVSDEPFVSRALILVVVALGITALVYGAVGLIVKMDDIGLHLAQRTSAVAQRVGRGLVVAMPVFLRVLAAVGVVAMLWVGGHILLVGIDDLGWSAPYDAVHHVEEAVGGGAAGWLVNTGFSAVLGVVAGAVAVAVMHLVPRRRHA